In Candidatus Contubernalis alkalaceticus, the following proteins share a genomic window:
- a CDS encoding CehA/McbA family metallohydrolase yields the protein MHEYAGSIHVHSTYSDGSGTVEEIASAAQKACLDFVMITDHETLHGLFEEKDGWYKNTLVLIDTELNREDHHYLAFNLKEEISARGLTPQELIDRVNQLGGIGFIAHPFEKGAAMILNGKNYPWTSWHVRGFNGIEIWNYTSQCRDGAANLFKLYWSAFFKGNANVNRPDPKALKKWDQLLSDSQRVLAIGGTDAHAIKVKRGPFRFVLFPYQFLFNTINTHLLSPLEFTGKKEVDQNIVYSALQAGHFFTANNKVYPPRGFSFTAENQNEQVIQGDSIKNNKNTVLAVKSPTARSLIRIIKDGKVVSESSSNRLCFKVLGKGSFRVEVYYRPHLRRMRPWIYSNPIFVE from the coding sequence ATGCATGAGTATGCCGGCAGCATACATGTTCATTCTACGTATTCCGATGGAAGTGGGACCGTGGAAGAAATAGCTTCAGCTGCTCAAAAAGCCTGTCTAGATTTTGTGATGATAACAGACCATGAAACCTTGCACGGACTTTTTGAAGAGAAAGACGGTTGGTATAAAAACACTTTGGTATTGATAGATACAGAGCTGAACCGGGAGGACCATCACTACCTGGCCTTTAATTTGAAGGAGGAGATTTCTGCCAGGGGGCTCACCCCTCAGGAACTAATCGACCGGGTTAACCAGCTAGGGGGCATTGGTTTTATTGCACACCCTTTTGAAAAAGGGGCTGCCATGATTTTAAACGGGAAAAATTATCCATGGACAAGCTGGCATGTTAGGGGTTTTAACGGAATAGAAATCTGGAATTATACCTCCCAATGCAGAGATGGCGCTGCCAATTTATTTAAACTCTACTGGTCGGCTTTTTTTAAAGGAAATGCTAACGTTAACCGCCCTGACCCAAAGGCATTAAAGAAATGGGACCAACTGCTTTCTGACTCCCAGAGAGTACTGGCTATAGGAGGAACGGATGCCCATGCTATAAAGGTTAAAAGAGGCCCTTTCAGGTTTGTTTTGTTTCCTTATCAGTTTTTGTTTAACACTATAAACACTCACCTGCTCTCTCCCCTGGAATTCACCGGCAAAAAGGAGGTAGATCAAAATATTGTATATTCTGCGCTGCAGGCGGGGCATTTTTTTACAGCCAATAACAAAGTATATCCCCCCCGGGGTTTTAGCTTTACTGCTGAGAATCAAAATGAACAAGTGATACAAGGGGATAGTATAAAAAACAACAAAAATACAGTGTTGGCCGTTAAAAGCCCTACTGCCCGAAGCCTGATTCGGATTATAAAAGATGGTAAAGTGGTGAGCGAATCTTCTTCCAATCGTTTGTGTTTTAAAGTCCTGGGAAAGGGCTCTTTTCGAGTTGAGGTTTATTACAGGCCGCACCTCAGGCGTATGAGGCCCTGGATATACTCTAATCCCATTTTTGTTGAGTAA
- the mreB gene encoding rod shape-determining protein: MMSMMADVGIDLGTATVLVFLRGKGVVLNEPSVVAIDQNTKKVLAVGESAQRMLGRTPGNIVATRPLREGVIADFDVTEIMLKHFIYKVFNRKMLLRPRVVVCVPTGTTAVEQKAVLEAVARTGARQTFLIEEPRAAALGAGLEIFKPSGSMVVDIGGGTTDVAVLSLGEIVVSESIRVGGDKLDEAIVRYIKKQYNLLIGERTAENLKVMVGSAFPSGTEKEVTSLSVRGRDLMTGLPQSLEVTTEHVYQAIQESLFEIISCIKLVLEKTPPELSGDIIEKGIVLTGGGAMLEGLDKLVSQYTGVPAFIAEEPVSCVAKGAGKVLEHLDLLIPSLISRRRMAAMF; encoded by the coding sequence CTGATGAGCATGATGGCAGATGTGGGGATAGACTTAGGAACTGCAACAGTTTTAGTATTTTTGCGTGGAAAGGGAGTTGTACTCAACGAACCCTCTGTAGTAGCTATAGATCAGAATACTAAGAAGGTGCTGGCGGTAGGAGAGTCAGCACAGCGGATGCTGGGAAGGACTCCGGGGAATATAGTTGCAACTCGGCCTTTGAGAGAAGGCGTTATAGCGGATTTTGATGTGACGGAGATTATGCTGAAGCATTTTATTTATAAGGTTTTTAATCGTAAGATGCTGCTTCGTCCCCGGGTAGTGGTATGTGTCCCTACCGGGACTACCGCTGTTGAACAAAAGGCGGTGCTGGAGGCTGTAGCCCGTACCGGCGCCCGTCAGACTTTTTTGATTGAGGAACCAAGGGCAGCAGCCCTGGGGGCCGGACTGGAAATTTTCAAACCCAGTGGAAGTATGGTGGTGGATATTGGCGGTGGAACTACCGATGTGGCTGTCCTTTCTCTGGGAGAAATTGTGGTCAGCGAAAGTATTCGCGTGGGTGGAGATAAGTTGGACGAAGCCATTGTCCGGTATATTAAAAAACAGTATAACCTTCTGATTGGAGAGCGTACTGCTGAGAACTTAAAAGTTATGGTGGGTTCAGCTTTCCCTTCGGGTACGGAAAAGGAAGTAACCTCCCTATCTGTGAGAGGGCGAGACTTAATGACCGGCCTTCCCCAATCTCTAGAGGTAACAACAGAACATGTGTATCAAGCCATTCAGGAATCCCTGTTCGAAATAATTTCATGTATCAAACTGGTGCTGGAGAAAACCCCTCCGGAACTATCCGGGGATATTATTGAAAAGGGTATTGTGCTTACAGGCGGCGGTGCCATGTTAGAAGGATTGGACAAGCTGGTGTCTCAGTATACAGGCGTTCCCGCTTTCATTGCTGAAGAACCGGTTTCCTGTGTGGCCAAGGGTGCTGGAAAAGTGTTGGAACATCTGGATTTATTGATTCCATCCCTGATATCCCGGCGTCGCATGGCAGCCATGTTTTAA
- the spoIIID gene encoding sporulation transcriptional regulator SpoIIID, translating into MQDYIEQRVMEISNYILETGATVRQVASMFGVSKSTVHKDITDRLPDIHPTYAREVKKVLDRNKAERHIRGGEATRKKYLSLKV; encoded by the coding sequence GTGCAGGATTATATAGAACAAAGAGTTATGGAAATAAGTAATTATATTCTAGAAACCGGTGCCACAGTGAGACAGGTGGCCAGCATGTTCGGGGTAAGCAAAAGTACCGTACATAAAGACATCACCGATCGACTACCGGACATTCATCCCACCTATGCCAGGGAGGTAAAAAAGGTATTAGATAGGAACAAGGCAGAAAGGCATATCCGGGGGGGAGAGGCTACCCGTAAAAAGTATCTTTCTCTCAAAGTTTAA
- a CDS encoding M23 family metallopeptidase — translation MKDRIKALRKIMERTKTKGKELREKLRGKMSLKGIGGKGWYKLSDNKLADKTSKHVRRQRNIFAAYFMLVIIMIAAVVVGQGQRTERIIFEPMERQETKINQVETGKDIEEYKDLAQSSLAQGAVDLDYEKGNIAPAGQAEILDSLVWPAAGKITVRFHEVYKYQNQYRLHDGVDIQASEGQEVKAALAGTVEKVDINPILGETVILSHAGDIETIYGNLSEVKVVPGDSIEKGQTIAVVGNTALLDASQGYLLHFGLRVEGQYQDPQEYLP, via the coding sequence ATGAAGGATAGGATTAAAGCCTTAAGGAAAATCATGGAGAGAACGAAGACTAAGGGTAAAGAATTAAGGGAAAAATTAAGGGGAAAAATGTCCCTCAAGGGTATTGGTGGCAAGGGTTGGTACAAGTTATCAGATAATAAATTGGCAGATAAAACATCAAAACATGTAAGGCGCCAAAGAAACATTTTTGCTGCATATTTTATGTTAGTTATTATTATGATAGCTGCAGTTGTTGTGGGACAAGGCCAAAGAACGGAAAGAATAATATTCGAACCCATGGAACGCCAAGAGACAAAAATTAATCAGGTTGAAACCGGTAAAGACATTGAAGAGTATAAGGATTTAGCCCAGAGCTCATTGGCCCAGGGCGCAGTTGATCTGGATTATGAAAAGGGAAACATTGCCCCTGCAGGACAAGCAGAAATATTGGATTCTCTTGTTTGGCCCGCAGCAGGTAAAATAACTGTGCGGTTTCATGAAGTTTACAAATATCAGAACCAGTATCGGCTTCATGACGGAGTGGATATACAAGCCTCTGAAGGACAAGAAGTAAAAGCTGCTCTGGCGGGAACAGTGGAAAAAGTGGATATAAACCCAATTCTGGGGGAAACAGTAATTTTAAGTCATGCTGGAGATATTGAGACTATTTACGGCAACCTTTCAGAAGTAAAGGTAGTGCCAGGAGACAGTATAGAGAAGGGGCAGACTATTGCCGTTGTTGGAAATACGGCTCTTTTAGATGCATCTCAAGGATATTTACTTCACTTCGGCTTAAGAGTGGAAGGTCAGTACCAGGATCCACAGGAATACCTTCCCTAG
- the spoIID gene encoding stage II sporulation protein D has protein sequence MRKISAYLIITLFIGVVCLPALIVIVGSNFEPLFQAEDPPQKLFQEQPTQPGELTIQVWHHQEKQIREMPLEEYVAGVVAAEMPASFEPEALKAQAVIARTYALGQTLTSGGRGCDNHPSADICTSDQHCQAWISREDVEEKWSEQKREEYWGKIVSAVQGTQGMVVTYHGEPVDAVFHSTCGGHTDNSEEVWSASAPYLKGVECSYCQHSPWAQKETIYSLNEFSELMSHFPKASPVSAYSTPTFLSVNRSSTERLMTLQVNDLTLTGHELRNLLSLPSTRVSWKVEQNKIVFTTKGFGHGVGLCQYGADGMAKEGYDYREILKHYYQGVDVIPIKSPAG, from the coding sequence ATGAGAAAAATTTCAGCCTATTTGATTATTACTCTTTTTATTGGGGTAGTGTGTCTCCCGGCATTAATAGTGATTGTTGGCAGCAACTTTGAGCCTTTGTTCCAGGCAGAAGACCCCCCCCAAAAATTATTTCAGGAACAGCCAACCCAACCAGGAGAACTGACCATTCAGGTGTGGCATCACCAGGAGAAACAGATACGGGAGATGCCCCTGGAAGAATATGTGGCAGGAGTAGTAGCGGCAGAAATGCCCGCTTCTTTTGAGCCGGAAGCCCTGAAGGCTCAAGCGGTTATAGCTCGGACGTATGCTTTGGGACAGACCTTGACCAGCGGCGGTCGGGGCTGTGACAATCATCCTTCTGCGGATATTTGTACCTCTGACCAACACTGTCAGGCTTGGATCAGCCGGGAAGATGTGGAGGAAAAGTGGTCTGAACAAAAAAGGGAAGAATATTGGGGAAAAATCGTATCTGCGGTTCAGGGAACCCAGGGAATGGTAGTCACCTACCATGGTGAACCGGTAGATGCAGTATTTCATTCCACCTGTGGAGGTCATACCGATAACTCCGAAGAGGTGTGGAGTGCCTCTGCCCCATACCTAAAAGGAGTAGAATGCTCGTATTGCCAACACTCTCCCTGGGCACAAAAAGAAACTATCTACAGCCTAAATGAATTTTCTGAGCTTATGAGTCATTTTCCAAAGGCCAGTCCGGTGTCCGCTTACAGCACTCCAACTTTTCTTTCTGTAAACCGCAGCTCTACGGAACGATTGATGACTTTACAAGTAAATGACCTGACTTTGACCGGTCATGAATTGAGGAACCTTTTAAGCCTACCTTCTACCCGTGTCAGTTGGAAGGTTGAACAAAATAAAATTGTTTTTACTACCAAGGGGTTTGGCCACGGAGTAGGCCTATGTCAGTATGGGGCTGATGGGATGGCCAAAGAAGGCTATGACTACCGGGAAATTTTGAAGCATTACTATCAGGGAGTGGATGTGATCCCCATAAAAAGTCCTGCCGGGTAG
- the murA gene encoding UDP-N-acetylglucosamine 1-carboxyvinyltransferase, with amino-acid sequence MDKLLINGGKKLSGRVKISGAKNACLPILAACLLTKGEVCLKDVPLLSDVHFMKKTLERLGVQVYSSDDGLKIKAEVIHGEGPPFDLVSRMRASFLTAGALLARRGRVRISLPGGCSIGRRPIDLHLKGFRALGAKIEETCGYICIQSKELKGERIYLDFPSVGATENLMMAASRAKGITVIENAAEEPEVVDLANFLNALGAKVSGAGTKIIRVEGVKHLGGAVHTIIPDRVEAGTFMVAAAVTGSRIILDNVILDHLKAVAAKLKEAGACIKEHSDGGILVNGENCSRPIDIKTLPYPGFPTDMQAQFMVMLTLAEGNSVITENIFENRFMHVSELNRMGANIRVEGASAFIQGVQRLQGFPVRSTDLRAGASLVLAGLVARGRTEVLEVNHIDRGYCRIDEKLRKLGADIHRVKMEEDIEAETETAVPR; translated from the coding sequence ATGGATAAATTATTAATTAATGGTGGAAAGAAACTTAGCGGCCGGGTAAAGATCAGCGGGGCTAAAAACGCCTGTCTTCCCATTCTGGCAGCCTGTCTTTTGACTAAGGGGGAAGTATGTCTTAAGGATGTGCCTCTTCTTTCTGATGTACATTTTATGAAAAAGACCCTGGAAAGACTGGGGGTTCAGGTATACTCATCAGATGACGGCTTAAAAATTAAGGCGGAGGTTATTCATGGAGAGGGGCCTCCTTTTGATTTGGTTTCTCGTATGAGGGCTTCTTTCCTCACTGCTGGAGCTCTCTTAGCCCGCAGAGGTCGGGTAAGAATTTCTCTTCCCGGGGGTTGTTCCATCGGGAGAAGGCCCATTGATCTTCATTTGAAGGGTTTTAGGGCCCTGGGGGCAAAAATAGAGGAAACCTGTGGTTATATATGTATACAATCAAAGGAACTCAAAGGGGAAAGGATTTATTTGGATTTTCCCAGTGTAGGTGCCACGGAAAACCTTATGATGGCTGCTTCCAGGGCTAAAGGTATTACGGTGATTGAAAACGCTGCAGAGGAGCCGGAAGTTGTTGACTTAGCCAATTTTTTAAATGCATTAGGGGCAAAAGTAAGTGGTGCCGGAACCAAAATTATCCGAGTTGAAGGAGTTAAGCATTTGGGGGGGGCAGTTCACACCATTATTCCAGATAGAGTTGAAGCGGGAACCTTTATGGTGGCAGCGGCCGTCACCGGCAGCAGAATAATTCTGGACAACGTGATTTTGGACCACCTTAAGGCCGTTGCAGCCAAACTAAAGGAGGCCGGCGCTTGTATTAAGGAGCATTCTGATGGCGGAATTCTGGTAAATGGAGAGAACTGCAGTCGCCCTATAGATATAAAGACTCTTCCCTATCCCGGTTTTCCTACGGATATGCAGGCTCAGTTCATGGTAATGTTAACCCTGGCTGAAGGAAACAGTGTGATTACTGAAAACATATTTGAAAACCGGTTTATGCATGTATCGGAATTGAATCGCATGGGCGCCAATATCAGGGTAGAAGGGGCTAGTGCTTTTATTCAGGGAGTGCAGCGGCTTCAGGGTTTTCCCGTGCGTTCTACGGATCTGCGGGCGGGGGCCTCTCTGGTTTTGGCGGGGTTGGTTGCCCGGGGCCGCACTGAAGTTTTGGAGGTAAATCACATTGATCGAGGATATTGCCGGATAGATGAAAAGCTTAGAAAATTAGGGGCAGACATACATAGAGTTAAAATGGAAGAAGATATAGAAGCGGAAACAGAGACGGCCGTTCCCAGGTAG
- a CDS encoding F0F1 ATP synthase subunit epsilon: MASTIKLDVVTPERVVYSEDVDMVIARSLDGDLGILANHAPVIAALKIGILRIKKDNRFSHLAVSGGGFMEVSPEKITILADSAEKPGEIDLERAKAAKDRAEKRLSTPREDIDQTRAEAALRRAVTRLETIDRERS; this comes from the coding sequence ATGGCATCTACAATTAAATTAGATGTGGTTACTCCGGAACGGGTTGTTTACAGCGAAGATGTGGATATGGTTATCGCCAGGTCTTTAGACGGAGACCTGGGTATCCTGGCAAATCACGCCCCTGTAATAGCGGCTTTAAAAATTGGTATCCTCCGCATTAAAAAGGATAATCGATTTAGTCACCTGGCCGTCAGCGGTGGTGGGTTTATGGAAGTAAGCCCTGAAAAAATTACTATCCTGGCAGATTCCGCTGAAAAGCCTGGTGAGATTGATTTAGAGCGGGCAAAAGCAGCCAAGGATCGGGCAGAAAAGAGACTGTCCACCCCCAGGGAGGATATAGATCAGACCAGGGCTGAAGCTGCCTTACGGCGTGCTGTAACCCGATTGGAGACCATAGATAGAGAAAGATCATAA
- the atpD gene encoding F0F1 ATP synthase subunit beta, whose translation MSDNVGRVIQVIGPVVDVEFPTGAMPEIHDALKIEITEKNIDITLEVAMHLGDNAVRTVSMYPTDGMVRGMEARATGKPISVPVGKGMLGRLINVIGEPCDELGPVDTDVFYPIHRKAPAFVEQEPATEIFETGIKVVDLLIPYAKGGKIGLFGGAGVGKTVVVMELIRNIAYEHGGFSVFAGVGERTREGNDLWLEMKESGVIKNTAMVFGQMTEPPGARLRVGLTGVAVAESLRDMEGQDVLLFIDNIFRFVQAGSEVSALLGRMPSAVGYQPTLQSEMGELQERITSTKKGSITSIQAIYVPADDPTDPAPATTFAHLDATTYLERKISELGIYPAVDPLASSSRILDPRIVGEEHYRVARGVQELLQRYQELQDIIAILGMDELSDEDKIIVARARKIQRFLSQPFHVAEQFTGIPGKYVPIKETVRSFKEILEGKHDDLPEAAFFMRGPIEEVIEAAKEMA comes from the coding sequence ATGAGTGATAACGTTGGAAGAGTGATTCAAGTTATCGGGCCAGTTGTTGACGTAGAATTTCCTACTGGTGCTATGCCCGAGATTCATGACGCTCTCAAAATAGAAATTACTGAAAAGAATATAGATATAACGTTAGAAGTAGCTATGCACTTAGGTGATAACGCTGTGCGCACCGTATCCATGTATCCCACTGACGGAATGGTCAGGGGAATGGAAGCCAGGGCAACCGGCAAACCAATCAGCGTTCCTGTGGGTAAAGGGATGTTGGGACGCCTGATTAACGTTATCGGGGAACCCTGCGATGAACTGGGCCCCGTAGATACAGATGTGTTTTATCCCATTCACCGTAAAGCCCCTGCCTTTGTAGAGCAGGAGCCGGCCACAGAGATTTTTGAAACAGGAATCAAGGTGGTTGACCTTTTAATCCCCTACGCTAAGGGTGGTAAGATCGGTCTCTTCGGAGGCGCCGGTGTGGGGAAAACCGTTGTGGTTATGGAACTGATTCGTAACATCGCTTATGAGCACGGCGGATTTTCCGTCTTTGCCGGAGTGGGTGAGAGAACCCGTGAGGGGAACGACCTTTGGTTAGAGATGAAAGAATCCGGAGTTATTAAGAATACTGCCATGGTGTTCGGACAGATGACCGAACCTCCCGGAGCCCGCCTGCGGGTAGGACTTACCGGCGTAGCCGTGGCTGAGTCCCTGAGGGACATGGAAGGACAGGACGTGCTTCTGTTTATCGACAATATTTTCAGGTTTGTACAGGCCGGTTCCGAGGTGTCCGCGCTGTTAGGACGTATGCCTTCTGCGGTGGGTTACCAGCCTACCCTGCAGTCTGAGATGGGTGAACTTCAGGAACGTATTACTTCCACTAAGAAGGGTTCCATTACTTCCATCCAGGCCATTTACGTTCCCGCTGATGACCCCACTGACCCTGCGCCGGCCACAACCTTTGCTCACCTGGATGCAACCACATACCTGGAGAGGAAGATTTCTGAATTGGGAATTTACCCTGCGGTGGATCCCCTGGCCTCCTCCTCAAGGATTTTGGACCCCAGAATCGTGGGTGAAGAGCACTACCGGGTAGCCCGGGGCGTTCAGGAACTTCTGCAGCGCTATCAGGAGCTGCAGGATATCATTGCCATCCTGGGTATGGATGAACTTTCTGATGAGGATAAGATTATCGTAGCCCGTGCCCGGAAGATTCAAAGATTTTTGTCTCAGCCTTTCCATGTAGCTGAGCAGTTCACCGGGATTCCTGGGAAGTACGTCCCCATCAAGGAAACCGTTAGAAGCTTTAAAGAAATCTTAGAGGGCAAGCATGACGACCTGCCGGAAGCAGCTTTCTTTATGAGAGGACCCATTGAGGAAGTCATAGAGGCAGCCAAAGAAATGGCTTAA
- the atpG gene encoding ATP synthase F1 subunit gamma, translating to MKSLREIRRRIRSVKSTQQITAAMEMVAAAKLRKAQEAAESARPYAEQMKGIISRLVGAMPNLKHPLVEQREVKNSGYLVIAADRGLCGGYNTGLLRFAAGHIKDKDKAQILAVGKKSRDYFKRRQYNLYASHVDIEDRPELKRVKQIAQEAVESFSSGECDELFLVYTEFINTIRQVPRIVKLLPMEPVKGEQEEAKGAKALYNFEPDEEIIIDKFLPKYIESLVYHSMLEAKASELGARMTAMGSATENAQEMIDSLTIVLNRARQAVITQEILEISNTALAME from the coding sequence ATGAAAAGCTTACGGGAAATCCGACGACGCATTAGAAGTGTGAAAAGTACTCAGCAGATTACTGCAGCCATGGAAATGGTGGCGGCAGCAAAGCTGAGGAAAGCCCAGGAAGCCGCAGAATCTGCCCGTCCTTATGCGGAGCAGATGAAGGGCATTATCTCAAGGCTGGTAGGGGCTATGCCCAACTTAAAGCACCCCTTGGTGGAACAGCGGGAGGTTAAGAACTCTGGTTATCTAGTAATCGCTGCGGATCGGGGCCTCTGCGGAGGCTATAACACCGGACTGCTGCGTTTTGCCGCAGGGCATATCAAGGACAAGGACAAAGCACAAATTCTGGCGGTAGGGAAAAAATCCCGGGATTATTTCAAGCGTCGCCAGTATAACCTCTACGCATCCCATGTGGACATAGAGGATAGGCCTGAGTTGAAGAGGGTTAAGCAGATTGCACAGGAAGCGGTAGAAAGCTTTTCTAGTGGAGAATGTGACGAGCTTTTCCTGGTATATACAGAATTTATAAACACCATAAGGCAGGTTCCTAGAATTGTAAAGCTTCTGCCTATGGAACCTGTAAAAGGGGAGCAGGAGGAAGCGAAGGGGGCTAAAGCCCTGTATAACTTCGAACCCGATGAAGAGATTATCATCGATAAGTTCCTGCCCAAATATATTGAGAGTTTGGTCTATCATTCCATGCTGGAGGCCAAGGCTTCCGAGCTGGGTGCTCGGATGACCGCCATGGGCTCAGCAACAGAAAATGCTCAGGAGATGATTGACAGCCTAACCATAGTGCTCAACAGGGCACGTCAGGCGGTCATTACTCAGGAGATTTTGGAAATCAGCAACACAGCATTGGCCATGGAGTAG